In Dyadobacter sp. NIV53, a single window of DNA contains:
- a CDS encoding peroxiredoxin: MKIKSLFFVGTISAVLLSTTLLAQNKPLTNGKWRGVFQVGQRAVPFNFEVANGAGQAPVLTATNGDRRDDFNVKHISRDSIQVTLNTFEYAWFAKIQGDGSISGVQKSLIAGNKSTPVSFTAQPGQSYRFTEPGKEVAPTTNLSGKWVIKIKANSPTTGKPLPDRVAVFEQKGNKLNGIILSVSGDSRELEGNVQGNEFELSGFTGSGVAYVKGKITDDKTITGAIGAGAEPILFEGTKDDKAALPDAYALTFLKPGYDKLDFTFPDVNGKLVSLSDEKYKGKVVIIELMGSWCPNCIDQIQFLAPWYKENKAKGVEAIALAFEAKDDLQFAKGTLTKLKNRFDIQYDMLFAGKVGGDIVAEKLPAIDKFMAYPTTIIVGRDGKVKEIHTGFSGKGTGQFYQDYVKKWNNDLAKLIAEPLP, from the coding sequence ATGAAAATTAAAAGTTTATTTTTCGTAGGTACAATCAGTGCAGTTTTATTGTCTACCACTTTGCTGGCTCAAAATAAGCCATTGACCAATGGCAAATGGAGAGGTGTTTTTCAGGTTGGGCAAAGAGCTGTCCCTTTTAATTTTGAAGTCGCAAACGGGGCTGGCCAAGCACCGGTTTTGACGGCTACGAATGGAGACAGGAGAGATGATTTTAATGTAAAACATATTTCACGGGATTCTATCCAGGTTACTCTAAATACATTTGAATATGCCTGGTTTGCTAAAATTCAAGGTGACGGGAGCATTAGCGGAGTACAGAAAAGCCTGATCGCCGGAAATAAATCAACCCCGGTTTCTTTTACCGCACAGCCGGGACAATCTTATCGGTTTACAGAACCCGGGAAGGAAGTTGCTCCTACAACTAATTTGTCTGGAAAGTGGGTAATTAAAATCAAAGCAAATTCCCCAACAACTGGTAAACCATTACCCGATCGTGTGGCTGTTTTTGAACAAAAAGGAAATAAGCTGAATGGGATTATTCTAAGTGTTTCAGGAGATAGCAGGGAATTGGAAGGAAATGTACAAGGCAATGAATTTGAACTTTCTGGCTTTACCGGATCGGGTGTAGCTTACGTAAAAGGTAAGATCACGGATGATAAAACAATAACCGGTGCCATTGGTGCAGGTGCCGAACCTATCCTTTTTGAAGGTACAAAAGATGATAAAGCTGCTTTGCCTGATGCTTATGCATTGACTTTCCTGAAACCGGGATACGATAAACTGGACTTTACTTTTCCTGATGTAAATGGAAAATTGGTTTCGTTGAGTGATGAAAAATACAAAGGCAAGGTCGTTATAATTGAATTGATGGGAAGTTGGTGCCCAAATTGTATTGATCAGATTCAGTTTCTGGCACCCTGGTATAAGGAAAATAAAGCAAAAGGTGTAGAAGCAATTGCCCTGGCTTTTGAAGCAAAAGACGATTTACAATTCGCAAAAGGTACTTTGACAAAACTGAAAAACCGTTTTGATATCCAGTATGATATGCTTTTTGCAGGAAAAGTAGGAGGAGATATTGTTGCAGAAAAATTACCCGCAATCGACAAATTTATGGCTTACCCGACTACGATTATTGTAGGCCGTGATGGGAAAGTGAAGGAAATACATACTGGTTTTTCAGGAAAGGGAACCGGGCAGTTTTATCAGGACTATGTAAAAAAATGGAATAATGATCTTGCAAAATTAATAGCAGAACCATTGCCATGA
- a CDS encoding porin family protein, producing MKKISLALLFAVFSTAAFSQGFSFGPKAGINISNYTGGDIESDALVGYHFGGLLNFGIGKNFSIQPEVLFSTQGGKINDSGTKSNFKTSYVAVPVMIRLKTNGGFYIEAGPQASFRTGEDVPDQTIDHFAKNLDLSIGAGIGYQSSIGLGIGARYMAGLSKVGDFEGNDIDPDFKNSVIQVSLFWVIPTSSK from the coding sequence ATGAAAAAAATCTCGTTAGCATTGTTGTTTGCAGTATTCAGTACTGCTGCTTTTTCACAAGGCTTTTCGTTCGGCCCAAAAGCTGGTATTAACATTAGTAATTATACAGGTGGCGATATCGAATCAGATGCATTGGTAGGATATCACTTCGGTGGATTACTCAACTTTGGAATCGGGAAAAACTTCTCAATTCAACCGGAAGTCTTGTTTTCAACACAGGGAGGGAAAATTAACGACAGCGGAACAAAGTCAAACTTTAAAACCTCTTATGTAGCCGTTCCGGTAATGATCAGATTAAAAACCAATGGCGGATTTTACATTGAAGCAGGTCCTCAGGCTTCCTTCAGGACAGGTGAAGATGTTCCGGATCAAACCATTGACCATTTTGCAAAAAATCTTGATCTTTCAATCGGAGCAGGAATTGGCTATCAATCCAGTATTGGCTTAGGAATCGGAGCAAGGTACATGGCAGGCCTTTCTAAGGTTGGGGATTTTGAAGGAAACGACATTGATCCTGATTTCAAGAACAGCGTTATTCAGGTTAGCTTATTTTGGGTAATTCCAACAAGCAGTAAATAA